gtaataataaacgcgtagtCTTAATTTCCTAAACTAATAATAAACGTGTATCCTTAGGATCCTACTTAaattggttctactatagcactaattaaatttaattactctacaatatcaatggaaaaatacataagttaAATATAATTACCTGCATATCACAAGTGtgcaatccggcagggcttcgccgcttcccttctcctcacccctctttttttctgaatttttggtggaatttttggactcaaatgaggagggaatgggggtgGGGGGCTTATATAGAGGGGGGACCATGTCGCCCGAAGAAGGCGACAGCCCCCCCTCGCCCGTTGGGGGgtggggcgaccggcccccgccgccgccgagcccccacGCCGCGCGGACCGAGgccctgtcgcccgagggggggacaggccccctgtcgcctGTTGGGGGCGACCCCCCCCTGCCGAGCCCTGCGCCGCGCTGACCGAGGACCGatttgcaaatattttttttacaaaaaaggcATGTCGCCCTCcccatgggcgacaggggcctatttttgaaatttattGGAACGCCCATATATTTTtgagattttattttttaaaatataaaaatgaaaaaaaaaggcaacATTCACGTGTGTCCGCGAAGCGAAATCCTACCATTTCGAGCCCGGCTCGTGAAGTATTATAACTGGGTCGGATGACTTTCTATatggcggttttttcttttttatatttaaaagaaattaaaatttcaaaaatatatgtcggttttggaaaatttcaaaaatataccccggtcgccctatgggggcgacagggctcaaatgtattttttttcttcaaatttgcaacgaagtccttggagaaaaaaaaaagaggggggcctgtcgcccgttgggggggcgacaggcccctgtcgcccacccctggggcgacaggccagtgggcccgccaggggggcctgtcgccccccccccccccccccccccacgggcgaccgggtcagCCTCCCATATAAGgccccctcattccctcctctcatttgacctcaaaaaatcaaaaaaaatccagaaaaaagagaggggtgagaagaagggaagcggcgaagctctgccgaattccgcacttgtgatctaccggtaactttcgtataaattcgttgatattgtataacaatttaatttaattagcagattagctgaattagatttggtgctttagaacactggtttagtattacaatttgagtactattacagactttttcaaataaaataattatacattagaatagaattatgatagtaccttattgatattgcagtataagacaatagaattataacagtacctatattttcacgcatcgatttggtatacgatatgtgcattgcttaaattatggtttgttatttggcgcaccacactatagcgccaatgtcttcgtcaggatcaacctacattccatggagcaagtgtaaagccaccgtacccaaaggaattaatgtgccaatgtgcttctgcggttcgttatgcaagttcatgcaatctgaggttttaggagatgactacggcatgaggttctttatgtgtgagaactacgaatatgatccacctaagcgatatggcaaagaccgggccaaggtagcaggataacatacgctatttttttatatgacctaacattgaattatgattctaacttgtgttggacaacgtctcctcctcctctttgtgattttatgcagtggttcgacaccgtgcagtcgcagcaggcaaaggacattgtggaacaaaaagcaagatgggctgcagaacgttggcgccgaatgaagcacgaggagcagcaagaggagaagtgcaacaaagagcaagaagagatccgcaagaggatggaggaggtggatcgtaaggcggcggccgaacgtgaagctgacagggatagaaagcgagagagggcacgccgtgcgaaggaagccgggcccgaagcaattaggaagggcaaatatcctaggtgcactcagtagagtagtaccatgtaatcccggcattttacattccataaggcatggtaggtttagatgcaacaagaaattatcttgtcgcgtgcacatgccactgcaattagttgtttatgttttaagttaagagcttaactctgtgtgttgtagcctttaccattaatttgcagttgtagccgggagtctatgaaatctttgaacttttccttaatattttcggagcttttcatgtcactagaatactaaaaaacacacattaatataacaataagaattaagaactaagaaatacatcagggtctgctgctaaaaagctcagcacggcgatcacaggtttcccaaatgtcgcattgtttgcctaaacatacgtgacaaaagacgacaacctaatagcagtgctctttcaacatttcaaaaagatgtgacaacacggcaaccacaccagctcaccttcaaagcattctctctggcgaggacgacggacctgtcattctacagcgaaggtctgtggcgtgtagtggggaaggcggcatctaggcgcgatcgaccgagcggcagtaatgcagtgctgtgagtctgcatgcacagagatgcatcgagtagtgaaattatgacgattaggccggtgccctgcagtgttccgggcgatgggatatgtcggggcagtgcaataatcacgagtgAGCGTTGTAGAGCGTGCAAGTGCTGAAGTCATGAGCAGTGAGACGtcgtgtcgttgtttaaagtgggaggagtgagcggtgttgagcgtgcgagggtacaaatcaagagcaacgagaggtcgtgtccgtgtttaaagtggtacgagtgagcgctgtggagcgtgcgaataTTATAGCCTTTTCATgttcatttacactccacactccggttatcagacctttgtgtgcctataaatactcaccagtttgtgaactcccagcaccactcaaacaccaaagcttatTGTATAcacaatgtctggaggtgggtctagcgggaagaattactatggttttgggaaaggaaaagggggaagaaagggagaccccataatatgggtgAGGcatcttggacctgattcctttccggaaccagtgtttgagtttccgccacagcacaagagtgaatttaccaatgaaactcctcttcgacaatacgataaccgtagagaaccgtggccaaaatgcagacatggtgaggactacttagtgcagatgtgcaccgacgggatggatggcggtcggcgtttctttaaatgtccacacacATGTGTAATActtggttgtttcatttctttatcttcaaggaGACACCTTACctggaatttgttttgcagtcttccgatgctccagaaaactgtggttttactaggtgggtatatcctgcaccaattgattctgttcaggagttcatcgagtacctccagataaagatctttgatctggaatgtaaggtgaaccattatgaggaagtgagcgaggctaacaaagatgacgaagttgatgataccagcaatgcagccggttcacaggatgaaccatgcactattccttactgcaactgcccttgtcacaagaagaagggccatacgcctccggcaccaccgcctgcaccacctgcaatgggtggatactgcggagaaggctcaacacagtttgctacgtgggggtacggctactaggactaccctagtgctagtgacatgctgcatcattgtgtttattctgtttttttaaattacctaaggcatgttaggttagtccggaatctgtttaccgtagtttgcaacgggttctgacatgccactgcatgtgtgatgtgtgtttcattatcgttgtattatgatgtaaaatttggtggttcacattaTTACTTCtcgtcacccctctctttttttctgaatttttagtctcaaatgacaaagggaatggcggcgaatggTGGCCAGGGTTTAAGCAATAACGGAAGCAGCAACAATTAGTGGATTCATGTTGAGTTTctcgtgtcaaaaaaaaaagaaatggttaAGGATAAAATCAACCAAGAAATTATTACTTCGAACTTCTAAGCTCTATTGGTAGAAGTAACTAATAAgtacaaataaatgataatcgaaATCGTCCGAATTGCTTCGAGATCTCGTTTTTAGTTTCTAATCATTATAGGTTTGTGAAATCTGCATCTACCAGACATCCGCGCtgacaaaaaaatttatagttCGAAATCACATGAAAAGTAGTTTCTCTAGTGTCATCCTTTAGAGGCCGCATCGCCCACCGAAATTGACATCCGACACCTTCCGTAAATTTCATAATAATTCGAACTCGATTTCCAAATCCTTCTGCAAATATATCACAATAAATCTTCGGACGCTGGAGGAATTTTATGAAATTCAATAGGCTTTGGTGGCCAcacaggaccctgtcgcccccccaacgggcgacaggcccccctcttttttttctccagggacttcgttgcaaatttgaagaaaaaaaattacatttgagccctgtcgcccccccatagggcgaccggggtatatttttgaaattttccaaaaccgacatatatttttgaaattttaattttttttaaatataaaaaagaaaaaaccgcttcTATATGCAGAGGGTCCCAACTTTAGCATGTGCACACCAGGATAGCTATACATCACGAgtgtgacaaaaaaaaatttcatcgCCTGAAGTCTCCGAGTGAGTGCGGCGCAATAGCTATACATCACGTTGTGCATGTTGAAGATTTGCATCTGTGAATGCGGTAGCACTATCAGCCGCATGATTTTTGTTCCAGTTAACGGGACGACAATACACCCCTGTACACAATGTTTTTATTTTCTTACTCTtttgcatgtgcatgcatgcaggcGATGATTGGGTCATATTGGAgtagttttttcttcttttttcttttcctattcttttatttctttccttcattattttctttttcttttcatattttttattgtATGCATGCGTATACAAAGTATTTTTCCTTTCACCTTTTATTTTCActtgttttcctttttatttgtatcttaattcttttttatctttttgaaacttttttctacttcttttcatcattctACGATTGatactataaaatatatatttgattGGATTATCTGCTATACAAACTATGTATCCACAATGAAAATTATGCTTATAAAATGTTATTTTTACAATATAGATGCATTTGATCTGATGTAAAACTATTTATCATTGTATAACTAATGTGTTTGCAACACGaaattatttgttcgctttGTAGATTCAATCGGTCCGTGATGTTAACTTATTTGTTCGTGATAACCATCTTTCATTATTATCcaatacaatcaaatgttcggatgtgtaatattttggtcgttgtacattattatttgttcgttatgtTTAACCTTTCTGTTCATATGAAATAATCAGTTGTTtgtgttgttaaaatatttgtttccaGTAGCCAAAATTCATTATTgagtattaaaaaatattttttttaaatatcgtGCAAACGTAGGCAAGTGTGATCTTGTTTTAAAAATCTTGTTACaagaaagataatggtgcaacccaaatttaattttgatactCGATTTAAAACTTATAACTTTTTTAGTAACGaatatgcatgcatgtgggTGACATCATCATCTCTATCCTCTTTTGCATGGACAGAATCTTTCTCTAGATGGAAGCGATTTTTCTAGATGGAAGCGTGGCACGTACAGTTAATGGACTTAATTGTGACCCAAATTGTTATCTAGAGATATGCTTACAGTGATGGTTTAAGCAAACATCGCCTGCAGCAATGTATAATCGCACCTTGTGCACCCACACTACTACAATTCTAGATTTTGCAAGGCACTTAAAAATAGCCTCTGAGGCGTTTATACTGGCCGAACGCCTCTGTTAATGGTGTCAGGGGCGCCCCCTGTGGAAACGCCTCTGTTAATATTCAAACGATACTTGCAATAGCTATTGGGTTCTGTTTACTTGTTTCAAGATTTGAGATCCATCTTGTTTCATTTGTATAGCATGGGTGTCATGGGCCACTGGATTGTATTCATGATCTATCCTCAGGATGGAAAGGCTGTCATATTCGACTCCTTGCGCGAAACGAACAAAGAGGGGTACAAGGATTTCGAATACTGTCTGCGATAGTAAGTGACGACAAATTCTTTTATGCACTTTCTTTTATGCACTCAATGTACATATCAAAATTGTTGCTAACACCATTGGTTTGTATACAGCGCTTATAGGAAATACGTGGAGGACCCCGAATCCTATGATCGGAGGTCCGAGAAAAAGAAGCAGAAGTATGGCACAAAATTGCGCATTAGGCGACAATTCCCGGTATGTATGAAGAATCGTATGTGGTACTTTATCGTGTTTGATATAAGTGTACTAATGACTATGTGTTACATGCATGCAGTGCGCCAAGCAACCTGAAGGGTCAGTTCTGTGtggatactatgcttgtgaCTACCTCAGACGTTGCGGAGAGTACAGCCGCAGCTGGCGACAACTCAAAAAATCTACGGGATATTGGAGAAGGCAAAAGGTGGACAAGACAATCATCAAATATACAATATCTGACATTTGTAAGTTTGTTACCGACGAATGTTGTTCTGTTGACGAGAAAGTCTTTAATCACGAGAGCGAGCTCGCAACGGAGCCGAAGTACAAGAGTCTATGCAACTGGAGAACCGAGCTCAAAATGAAAGACTACAAGTTACCGGATCTCTTTTGATTTTTGTAAACTTGTGTTATGAGTGAACTATGAACTCTGTGAATGTAATATGAACTTTGTGGCATGCATGCATCGATCGTGGATATTCATATGAATGGATGTAATATGAACTGTGTTATTATTTCATATGAATGGATGTTTTCATCCTTTGTACGCATGTCTACTGATTTGATTTTTGTATgtgtttaaaattcaaattctgTATTTCTTTCTGATTCAAATCACAAATGaaataatgttttttttatttgtgaaaacattaacagaggcggtcatcATAAACAGAACGCCTCTGTAAATGCGCATTAACAGAGGCGATCATCATAACGCGAACGCCTCTGTAAATGATCATTAATTGATGCATTTTCTGTAACccaaccgcctctgttaatcggCATTAACTGAGGTGTTTGTGTAACCGCCTCAGTAAATGATTGATTAACACTGACGGTAGGTCTGAGGCGTTTGCTTTGCATGCCTCAGAAAATAGATTTTACACGCCTCAGTTAAGTTTATTGTAGTAGTGCTAGCTTTGTGAATCGATCTAGTATTCTATTGGCCCTTTTTATATATGATGGGGTAAAATAGGAATACACAATCTATTACGAGTAAGTATTATATCAGGCTACAAGTAAACTAAATGTTGAggtggagaagagaggagagagagaggagtagcGGAATGTAACCTTACAGCCGGCTTTGACATCCAAATTTGCGGAATCACTCATGTTATGATCTTCTACATTCTAGGTCTATGTGTTTCGTCATCTGGCTTACCCAAATTCAATAACTTTACCTTCGCTATTCCTATCATGATTTCGTACCCTCGGGGAGAAAGTAAAGATCCTTCCCCCTTTGGAAGCTTGTGGGCGAGGAGGGAATCGAACCCCTCCCCCACCCCACACACACAGTGGTTCGTAGGCATGTGCTCTAATCTTCTGAGCTACAGACCAACCCCATCTCCACTGGATATCTTTCTTGAGTACCTAAAAGGAACCTTCTTCTCCTCAGCCATTTCATTTCGGGTTAAAGAAGATGAGaataagaacaaaaaaaatagtatgAGAGAGACAAATGGACCATATATTAATGATGAAGGACTAACTACTATACGAATAGGCTGAGAGGTAGACTGCAATGATCCCTGCAGCTAGCAGCCGACTGAATTATTAAATTTGGTATATGGCTAGAAGACAGGTCCACCTTGTGGCCTCGTGATCTAGCACAAGAATACTGTTGGACAACATCGGCGTGCGGGAGGAGCTGAAGATGTGCAACTTTTTCAAGACTTTTAATGGCCTGCAACGATACAGGGCTCCTACTGGATTATTAAGTTTGCTATATGGCCAGAATACAGGTCCACCTCGTGGCCTCGTGATCTTGCACAAGAATATTGTTGGACAACATTGGCGTGCGGGAGGAGCTGAAGATGTGCAACTTTTTCAAGACTTTTAGTGGCCTGCAACGATACAGTGCTCCTAGATTCCCTTTTCTTTGGCACACAACTGTTCCATGGCTATAGCATACCCATTTGGCATAGCTTCAGCTTTCCTGAAAATAGTTGGTGAAGCAAGTTCTCTAGTGAAATTGAAGTTGTCTTGAAAAACTTTGGCAAAAAAACTTATTTCTGATGAAATCACAAAAATGTGGCTTCACCCTGCTAGTGGAAGCACATGGACGACTTCAAGTTTGAAACTAGTCCAAAAAAAGCCATTTGGTATAGTTCCATATGAAGCTATGCACCAAAAGGGACGACGTCATCTTTCGCTTAACTATGCCAAAGGGCACGAGATCATCTTTCAATTCTTCAAACGTGCTCTCTCGTTATTCTCTCTACAAATGATGCCTCAAAACGAAGGAAAAAAGCTTAGCACATCATGTAGTGTGCTTGAATCTCAATAATTCCGTTTAATGAGTATGACTTTGAAAGATTGCTAGCCACATGTTCCACGTGGCTTGTCGACGTTGTTGCACATGGAAATTTAAAAGTTGCTATCCCTCCCTCCACGGTCAATGTGGTATTTAATTTAATAAGGTACAAACCATTGTTGTATGGGCCCAGAGCATCAGGAAGGGATGATACGTCGTACCCAGCCCATGACTGAGCGACAAATTCAGCCCACTGAAGCGAAGCACCCCTAGCTTCCTTGTCTTTTATGATTTCATCACCGGCATATGTTGCACTTGCATTGATATGCATGCAGTGGTCCTAAtggtctcttcacagcccaataaatctcttaaattttttagtttaaaattatataaaattagagcccGACTCTtaaattttctagttcaaaatgttaggCCCTTTACCACTCCTATAGGCATGACGAGCATGGAGCGTCAATCAGTTGGTTATATTTCTTATGGCGAAGCGTTTCACTTGATCTTCAAGTCCTACACGTTATCATAGGCAAGGTACTCGATTGTTCTCTAAATTTATTATAGGAACTAACGACATACACTCTCTTATAGCATAGACATCGCGTCACCGATAACAATTTGTGTGTGTGGTGACTTCTTCAATCATTCTGTTCGGCTGGCTTGTCAGCCAGGCAGCCAGCCATCGGTGTTTTTTCGCATATTAAATCAGCATCAGTTATCAGCCAGCAACCgatcaacagtatttttctcttacaacacatcagcaccagctaccagccacagccagccgaacagagaaTATCAAAATCAACCGGATCAATTCTTTATGATGCTCATATGATAAGGTGTGATGTGTGCATACATGCGCGTCACCGGAATAAGTATGTGTGCACGGCGTATTTGAGCCATGTTTTGATGCGGTGACGTGatgaatcaaaacaaaaaacaaagttAGGATAAGAAAAGCTTAGGGATATATCACAACAGCCCGATTCGATGAGGGCGAAGCCCCGAGAAAGGAATGACAACCACTGAAGCAACACAAAAATTAACACACTGGTGTAACTGTTTTATATTCAAAATCTCCCATCACATAGTTatagggggtatttatagtccAACGGCTCACCTACTCATTGACCTAGAAACCTCTAAATGCCCCTTAACTGCCACATCTAAGAATATTCCAGAGATAATCTAGTAAGGTTACAAAACCGACATGAATAGTGAATTACAGCTGAACTCAACATTCCATACAATTTTTTGACAGTGGCCCCGCTTCGCTTTGCGCCCCTTCATCGGCTACCTCTTTGACTCCCTTTCCGAGGGTGGTCCGTGGGACCGCTTCGCTTCGCGCCTCTTCATCTGAACACTCCGCCTCTTCGCCGGCTTTCGGTGGGACTCGTTTGTGTTCTTCTCTCCTCCGCTCTTGGGTCTTCGGACGAGCCCCCTTCGCTCTTGGATCGCTTCATCTCGCGAGTGGTCGAGTCCCTTCGGCGATGGGGGAAGATAGCGTCTCCAACAAGCACATCGTGTAGTGTGCTTGAATCTCAATAGTCCATAGGAGAATAGAAGAAGCCGCCCAGCACAGCCTAGCAAGACCCGGCATGGGCCCACCAAAGCACGGCGTGTAGGCGCAGTTATTAAATGGGTCGCGCCATGCCAGCCTATGAGCTAAGCTTCCGACGCAAACACGACACGATGATGTTTTTTTCGTGCCAGGCCAATCCATTTGGCCCGATAgcccgacggcgccgccgcgccttgcCATCCCTCCTCTCAGTCGTGCCGGTGCGGCATGATGCTGCTTGCTCGATGGCTCACACGCGCCGTCGCTCGCCGCGCCATGCATCACTCGCACGCCatcgaggggagagggagaggggagcgGCAGCCAATGTGAGAGAGGGATGTGGTGGATTTTATACCTAACGTTTGGTAGGGATGGGCTGGTAAGAAGTGATGGGCTGTATTATTAATGGGGCTTTGTTTAGTGGAGCTAAAATCAGTGAGGTCGGGCTAGCTCACGTGCTGAGGCGTCAGTTCAGGCACGGCACGAGGCCCGCGCCGAGCTAGCCCGAGCCCAATTAACCTCGTACCGGCTCATGTCGGGCCAAAAAACCGCGTCACAGGCTGGCCCATGGGCCTCAGGCTGGGTGGCTATCTATATATATAGAGGGCTCCTAACTTTAGTTGTACTTGCTACTCCCTCCTTCTCAAAAAAGATGTAATCCTAACGTTCAAATTTTATCCAAAAAACATATGATTCTAGACTTGAGATATACCTTTCTAGTGAGATCCACCTATTAAAAATAATTGCATGCCTAAAGTATTGTTCTCTATTCATCCATACTTGATCCgttcaaaataaatgcaattataGAACCAAACACGCAAACTAATATTAGATGTAAAATTATCAAAATATCATTTGTCTTTTGTGATAGTGAATGGGGTGTTAGTTGTTTTTTTGTAAGAATCTTCCGAAAATTGTCTTGTCTTTTGTGGTAGATAGGTCAAAGTTAGCAAATTTTGTGTAACAAATTTTAAATTCTATAGTTGCAATTATTTTGGAAGGAGGAAGTAGGTACAAATTAGTATATTACTAAAGCTATAAGATTTGGAGCAATGGTGTGAGCCGtggccccacgtgggacccacaaaCTATTAATATGGGACCCACATGGAACCCACGTACTATTTATGTAGGACCCACATACTATTTACGTGGGACCTACATACTATTCAAGCGGGATCCGCGCACAATGGTTGGTGGGACCCATAATTCCATTGAGTGGGTCACTTTatctttttaaaaatattttgtttcttccattatttgaaaatacaaaatatatttaactattctctatatataaaaataataactaaattTTGTATAGCATGTTCACATGTGCTAGCCCTACTATTTTTATACTTTGTTTTCACTTCGCaaactcacaaaatataattaaatttttCATTCATTGCtaattttatctttctttttctgCTAAATCAATAACCAATGTAAGTCAATTCATAAACTATACCTACTAACACTAAAAAAATAGTGAATttctaataaaaaatatatgtaccTCTGTACCAAAAGCTTGGGATTGGCGTGCTCCCAAACTCTAAATTACTATGCCTATTTACTGTAACTTTTAGATTTGATTCACTGCATCGATGCGATGTTGCTTCGAAAGAATAGCAGTTTTCTATTATTATTTTAGATCAATTTTTCGGTATAGGCGCAAATTCTCTGGACTTTTGAAGAATTCGTAATTTAGAGCCAAAGGGCAAATTCGTAATTTTACATCTAAACTAATCTAACCTCGAAAAACAAGTTTTACATATTTTctaagacggagggagtatacatCTACTCTTTCCTTGCATTCTCTGGATGTTTCTACAACATCAACTTTCGCATTTCTAACCTgctctctcgctctctcgtgTGCACACACACTGAGCTCTACGGAGTATGCATTAGATTAGTGTTGGTGTCTAGACCTTGCGGCCCAACACCAACTAGTAATAATATTGCGTGTCCCTAtctctagatggttgatgcaagatgaAACACAATGGCACGTGATTTATCCTGGTTTCGGCcgatggggccgtacgtccagcaaagggagtgagcactgtattatcttgcaccggagtgcTTGTTGTTGGGGGTACAAGTtcgggcgagagagggagagaagctcccaagtctaaGTGTATGTGAGagatgattgaggcaagtgccaatatgggGAAGAACGCGCTTGAGTGGTGTGTCTCAGAGAGTTTTTACTCCCGTGGGAAGaggtccgcctcctccttttataggctcAAGGAGGGGCGGGTTACATGCACGGGATGTCTCTGGTTTTGTCATCCTCTCCCCAAATCGGGGGGAGCAGTTGGCAGTTCCTGTCGCCGAACACTGTGAGGCATGGCCACGGGCATGGTCGTCGTCCTTGGAAACTTTTAACCTTTCTTGGAACGTGTCCTCGTCCTGTGGCGTCCGTGGACGGCGTGGCGACAACTGCAGGGCGCGCTGTCCTCTGCGTTTGAC
This portion of the Panicum virgatum strain AP13 chromosome 2N, P.virgatum_v5, whole genome shotgun sequence genome encodes:
- the LOC120659128 gene encoding uncharacterized protein LOC120659128, whose product is MGHWIVFMIYPQDGKAVIFDSLRETNKEGYKDFEYCLRYAYRKYVEDPESYDRRSEKKKQKYGTKLRIRRQFPCAKQPEGSVLCGYYACDYLRRCGEYSRSWRQLKKSTGYWRRQKVDKTIIKYTISDICKFVTDECCSVDEKVFNHESELATEPKYKSLCNWRTELKMKDYKLPDLF